In Pseudomonadota bacterium, the genomic window CAAAGTCGATGGATACGAGGGCACCTCTCCGGTCGAGGCGTTTCCCGCAAATGGCTATGGGCTCTACGACATGACCGGCAACGTATGGGAGTGGACCGGGAGTTCCTTCACGCCGCGTCGCGCCGAAAACATAAAAAAATCCTGTTGCGTTCCGAGCGGGCCCGGCGGACATATCGCGCGCCGAGTGGTGAAAGGCGGTTCACATCTCTGCGCGCCCAACTACTGCCTACGCTACCGGCCGGCGGCGCGCCAAGGCGAGGCGGTTGACACCTCGGCCTGCCACATTGGTTTTCGCTGCGTCGTGCGTATGTCGAAGATTGAATGCAGGCTTTAGCCGTCGCGTCGCCCGCCTGGTCGCGCCCCAAGGGATGAAAGACGACGGTTTCGTCCACGCGATTGATGAACTCCGGACGAAAACGCTGCCCGACGTTTGCGGGCCGCTCAGCCGCACCATAATCGTGAGCGCGCAAACGTCGATGTCCCATCGTAGTGCACGCGGTCGGGCGACAGCACCCAGGCGGCGGAAGGTCCACAAGGGGACTTCGGCTCTCATCGCATGGACTCCACCCCCGACGTTCAGGGCATGGCGAGGACCGAGTGCTAGCTAGCGCTCGCGGCCGGCGGTCAAACGTCGCGGTGGCGATAACGGCCGTAGGTCTCGACCACCCAGCCGAAGAAAGGATCGGCCTCATGCTCGGTGCGAAACGCGGCCACGGCCTTTGGGAGATCCCGCGCATAGGCTGCGTTGGGGAGACACAGTGGCGCGAGCAAGGCACAGGCGGTGAGATCGGCCCTGGAGAAGCCTCCCGAGCCCGCCAGGTAGCGGCGCCCGCGCACGCCTCGTTCAGGTGCACCAAAGCGGCGCGCAGTTGCAACTCGGAGCGCGCGGCGTTCTCGGCGTCGATGCGCATGAGCGAGCGCATGGCGCGCCGCACGGCCGGGAAGATGAGGGCATAGAGCGGAGCCCCGTACCCGGCGCACCCTGCAAGAGAAACCGCGCCGCGAGCTTGCGCTCGGGTAGGATATGGAAATAAAACCAGCGGCGGATCGTGACCCCGATCTCGCGATCGAGGTAGCGCTCCCATTCGTGCGCCTCTTGCGCCGCGCTCGCCCCGACCGGGGTCAAGCGGGCGCCTGGACAGCGCTTGGCGAGGTAGTCGATGATTTCGGAGGAGCCCTGAATGACCCGCTCCCCATCGACGAGGATCGGGACATGGCTGCGCGGGGCCAAGCGCTCGGTGACGAGCCGGTGGGGGCCCGGGACGAGGTTGCGCGTGCGGTAGTCGAGCCCTTTGTAGTCGAGCGCCACGGGGCTTCTCGCAGTAGTGAGAGCATTCAAACTGATACAGCGTGAGCATCGGATCGTCCGCCGCCGCGACGGGTGGCCGTGGCTTTCAAAGTTTCCGTAACGAGATCCTCAGTCTATGGGGCTGAGAGCGCGCTAGCAAGCACGGCCGGCCGCGTTGAGCCGCCGGCGATATTGACGAACGACGGATGCCGGCCCAGGCGTCGTCGGCTTCGAGGGTGGCGATGGCCATGGATACCCCGAGCGGCCCTAATGCTTTTTTTGTAACGTAAGGTGACAACCCCGCCGGGCTCACACTAAGTTACGAACAGCACTCGCATACCACCCTGCCATGCGATATAAGAACACCGTGACGAAAGACAGCGTTCTCGTCGTTGACGATGATCGCGAGATCCGGACGCTCTTGTGCGATTACCTGGAGCAGAACGGTTATCGTGCCAATGCGGTTCCCAACGGAAAAGCGATG contains:
- a CDS encoding glutathione S-transferase N-terminal domain-containing protein, which produces MALDYKGLDYRTRNLVPGPHRLVTERLAPRSHVPILVDGERVIQGSSEIIDYLAKRCPGARLTPVGASAAQEAHEWERYLDREIGVTIRRWFYFHILPERKLAARFLLQGAPGTGLRSMPSSSRPCGAPCARSCASTPRTPRAPSCNCAPLWCT